A window of Chitinispirillum alkaliphilum contains these coding sequences:
- a CDS encoding Ser/Thr protein phosphatase family protein, which yields MKSSKYALVHIADIHYRKETPEGASSIIKAFLKDLEEQIKTKSDYQFMIAITGDIVQKGFDLDSYQAFINELDSKLNEMGLPKNARLLVPGNHDIDRNLVAEKTDEFLDIHKNVSKNETIFNDALSNSNIISSKFENYDLFLTEFTDHKEPYSVLGWGKNINNELGVYCLNTALCSFGGHNEINDDGELAICTRNLVSWCNSQNNKTNILLMHHPIDNLNAWSKSELQKIIDNHFPICLCGHSHLTKVYSSKLPPSSYICVAPPLFCGKDSLLAYSIIEIEENEPSRIFYREYSNGKFFPSHNLTKNVNGVIDLDNVNLKYLKEFEDDLNQALTAYKGQPIIFIEPYISESREFNDTENLVNSVIDSPENILIVAPPQFGLSCLGRYMRLEALKANNFWLYIDILRENRKNIHRNIEKELLRFKKNKSDVRCVIIDNWDKANQEHKIISENLDKYFEGIPLIFLSSENSYSGPLSGLEKLQRQFRLLHLQALKRNSIRQFVSHYNSQDSDEEDELLTLTTSHLESLNIHRTPLNCHTLLRVHQSGYSEKLLNKSKLMKAILFVLFTDPESFYYSNSKPEVDDSTFVLGWFCKKLIENGTRSFNSIEFKKEIKDLCEKRYITLNIEAMMNVLTDNNILIKYGDTLEFKHRYWVFYFAAEYMHHDVNFKEYILQNRRYANFPEILDFYSGSDGRREDILEILHSDLQSLISEVDEKIGIKGEFNPLSKFLWSPPDKLIEETRVKIAEKIESSNLPAELKDQQADKHYNSNAPYNQSINNFLNEYSVICLMGSISASSRALRNSTFVKPELRLKVAETIFKAWEEISKVIFWLSPILAINGRAMHDGFSLVLSEDFSNDPQIRFKQVLTANPNNVVRLLKDDLASKKIGKLFYELLKDGTTELQKHFISIFLLEVRPSGWFDNLLEHLNRLHPSSYYLGDFLSSIKSEIQLGSMRKSEEAQLKQLVGAILAKRRYASKALQNRTKEIPSNMVISEKNKLPVDQLLAKYNPSSPENHSRTLR from the coding sequence ATGAAATCAAGTAAGTACGCATTAGTCCACATCGCCGATATTCATTATCGGAAAGAAACACCAGAAGGTGCATCCAGTATCATAAAGGCGTTTCTTAAAGACTTGGAAGAGCAAATTAAAACAAAAAGTGACTATCAATTCATGATTGCCATTACGGGTGATATTGTCCAAAAGGGTTTTGATTTAGACTCATATCAAGCTTTTATAAACGAGCTTGATAGCAAATTAAATGAAATGGGATTACCCAAAAATGCCCGGTTATTAGTGCCAGGAAACCATGATATAGACCGTAATTTGGTCGCAGAAAAAACGGACGAATTTCTTGATATACATAAAAATGTTTCCAAAAATGAGACAATTTTTAATGATGCATTGAGCAATAGTAATATTATTTCATCTAAGTTTGAAAATTACGACCTATTCTTAACTGAATTTACTGACCATAAAGAGCCCTATTCTGTTTTAGGTTGGGGGAAAAATATAAACAATGAATTAGGAGTGTATTGTCTAAATACTGCTTTGTGTTCATTTGGCGGTCATAACGAAATAAATGACGATGGTGAACTAGCGATTTGTACACGCAATTTAGTCAGTTGGTGTAATTCTCAAAACAATAAAACAAATATTTTGCTAATGCACCACCCAATCGACAACCTTAATGCTTGGAGTAAAAGTGAATTGCAAAAAATAATCGATAATCACTTTCCGATATGTTTATGTGGTCATAGTCATCTTACAAAAGTATATAGTTCCAAACTACCTCCATCCTCATACATCTGCGTTGCACCACCTCTGTTTTGTGGAAAAGACAGTCTCTTAGCTTATTCAATAATCGAAATAGAAGAGAATGAACCCTCAAGAATATTTTACAGAGAATACTCAAACGGTAAATTTTTCCCGAGTCATAATCTAACTAAGAACGTAAACGGTGTAATTGACCTTGATAATGTGAATCTAAAATATTTAAAAGAGTTTGAAGACGATCTCAATCAAGCATTAACTGCATATAAAGGGCAGCCAATAATATTTATTGAACCATATATCTCTGAATCCAGAGAATTTAACGATACGGAAAATCTAGTTAATTCGGTTATTGATTCTCCTGAGAACATATTAATCGTTGCACCTCCACAGTTTGGACTATCTTGTTTGGGACGATACATGCGCTTGGAAGCATTAAAGGCAAACAATTTTTGGCTATATATTGATATACTTCGGGAAAATAGAAAAAATATTCATAGAAACATTGAAAAAGAACTACTTAGATTTAAAAAAAATAAATCAGATGTTAGATGTGTAATCATTGATAATTGGGATAAGGCAAATCAAGAGCATAAAATTATTTCAGAAAATTTGGACAAATATTTTGAAGGTATTCCCTTGATCTTCTTATCAAGCGAAAATTCGTATTCTGGTCCGCTTTCTGGTTTAGAAAAGCTTCAACGACAGTTTCGGCTACTTCACTTACAAGCGTTAAAAAGAAATTCCATTAGACAGTTTGTTTCTCATTACAATAGTCAAGACTCAGATGAAGAAGACGAACTTTTAACGCTCACAACCTCGCACCTCGAATCTCTAAACATCCACAGAACCCCTTTGAATTGCCACACCTTGTTGAGAGTTCACCAGAGTGGCTATAGTGAAAAACTCTTGAATAAATCAAAACTAATGAAAGCCATTCTATTTGTGCTTTTCACTGACCCTGAAAGTTTTTACTATTCTAACTCCAAACCCGAAGTGGATGATAGCACTTTTGTATTAGGATGGTTTTGCAAGAAGTTGATTGAGAATGGCACGAGAAGTTTTAACAGTATCGAGTTCAAAAAAGAAATTAAAGATCTTTGTGAAAAAAGATATATTACTCTCAATATAGAAGCCATGATGAATGTGTTAACAGACAACAACATTTTAATCAAGTATGGAGACACGCTTGAATTCAAGCACAGATACTGGGTTTTTTACTTTGCAGCAGAATATATGCACCATGATGTTAATTTTAAAGAGTATATTTTGCAGAATAGAAGATATGCAAATTTTCCAGAAATATTGGATTTTTATTCGGGCTCTGACGGAAGAAGGGAAGATATTCTCGAAATATTACACAGTGATCTTCAGTCGTTAATTTCTGAAGTTGATGAAAAAATTGGCATTAAAGGCGAGTTTAATCCGTTGTCTAAGTTCTTATGGTCACCACCTGATAAATTGATAGAAGAAACAAGGGTGAAAATCGCAGAAAAAATTGAATCCTCAAATTTGCCCGCAGAACTAAAAGACCAACAAGCCGATAAGCATTATAATTCTAATGCTCCATATAACCAGAGTATCAATAATTTTCTGAATGAATATTCTGTTATTTGCCTCATGGGAAGTATTTCAGCATCTTCCAGAGCGTTAAGAAATAGTACATTTGTAAAACCTGAATTAAGGTTAAAGGTTGCTGAGACAATTTTCAAAGCGTGGGAAGAAATTTCGAAGGTCATATTCTGGCTTTCTCCTATTTTGGCAATAAATGGACGTGCTATGCACGATGGATTTTCTCTTGTTTTATCAGAAGATTTTTCAAACGACCCTCAAATCAGATTTAAGCAAGTTTTGACAGCTAACCCCAATAATGTGGTTCGTTTGTTGAAGGATGACTTGGCATCCAAGAAAATAGGGAAATTATTTTATGAATTATTAAAGGATGGGACTACTGAACTCCAGAAGCACTTTATTTCTATTTTTCTTTTAGAAGTTCGACCTTCTGGTTGGTTTGACAATTTACTTGAACACCTTAACCGTTTACATCCAAGTTCTTATTATTTAGGGGATTTTCTGTCTTCTATAAAAAGTGAAATTCAATTGGGAAGTATGAGAAAAAGTGAAGAAGCGCAATTAAAGCAACTAGTAGGTGCAATACTTGCCAAACGCCGATATGCATCTAAGGCTTTGCAAAATAGAACGAAAGAGATACCTTCAAATATGGTTATTAGTGAAAAAAATAAATTACCAGTCGATCAACTGTTAGCAAAGTATAACCCTAGTAGTCCAGAAAACCATTCGAGAACACTTCGTTAA
- a CDS encoding transposase has protein sequence MEYFKQALAAGEIKYHGVLEVFTDKGKLHDLFSLLYRKEWVVYIKPSFASPKAVLNYLGNYTHRIAISENRILSFKDGQVTFSYTDYRNDCKRKVMTLSAVEFIRRFLLHVLPGGFMRIRHFGLFANRDRRENINLCRKLMGEYAVAAKETIGSWWEQILERTGKNPLICQRCKRGLLKLVLIIPPGRRDAMVT, from the coding sequence ATGGAGTACTTTAAACAGGCGCTTGCCGCAGGGGAGATAAAGTACCACGGTGTTCTGGAAGTGTTTACTGATAAAGGTAAACTTCACGACCTCTTCAGTCTCCTCTACAGAAAGGAGTGGGTTGTCTATATCAAACCCTCATTTGCATCTCCCAAGGCTGTTCTTAACTACCTTGGCAACTACACTCACCGTATAGCCATAAGCGAAAATCGCATTCTCTCCTTTAAAGACGGTCAAGTCACCTTCTCCTATACCGATTACCGCAACGATTGTAAACGCAAGGTGATGACCCTGTCTGCGGTGGAGTTTATACGGCGGTTTCTGCTCCACGTTCTTCCCGGTGGCTTTATGAGAATACGGCACTTCGGTCTGTTTGCAAACCGTGATCGCAGGGAAAACATTAACCTGTGCAGAAAACTTATGGGTGAGTATGCGGTGGCTGCAAAGGAAACAATTGGCAGCTGGTGGGAGCAGATTCTGGAAAGAACAGGGAAGAACCCGCTGATATGTCAAAGGTGCAAAAGGGGTCTGTTGAAACTGGTATTGATCATCCCTCCTGGCAGGAGGGATGCAATGGTAACATAG